CGGCCGCACCGCCGGCGCCTGGCGCGAGCCGGCGCGACCGTTGCCGCCGCCTCCGCCGTTGCCGTCGCAATCACCGCGGCCGTGAGGCTCGTCATTGCGAGGAGCGAAGCGACGAAGCAATCCATTCCTTCGTCATGCGGCGCGATGGATTGCTTCGCTCCGCTCGCAATGACGGGTGGGGGTTTTCATGCTCATCCGCCTCAGCTAAACCGCGCGCCATGAACCGGACCGGACTTTTCATCGCGCTGGCGCTCGCGCTCATCATCGGCATCCTGTTCGGGCTCTACCCCGAGCTCGACCTGAAGCTCGCGGCCTTGTTCTACGATGCCGCGGAAAAAACCTTCCCCATGAAGCTCGACGCGGTGGCGTCGTTCGCCCGCGATGCGGCGATGTGGATCGCTTGGGCGCTGGTGCTGCCGGCGCTCGTGACCATCGTCTGGAAATTCATCCGCCCGGACCGCCCGATGCTGATGTCCGGCCGCGCCGCGGTGTTCCTGCTGACCACGATGCTGCTGTCCGCCGGCGTCCTCACCAACCTCACCTTCAAGAACTATTGGGGCCGGCCGCGACCGGTGTTCGTGACGCAGTTCGGCGGCGACCTGCAATTCATGCCGTGGTGGGACCCGCGCGGCGGCTGTCCGCGCAACTGCTCGTTCTTCTCCGGCGAGGGCGCCACCGCGTTCTGGACCTATGCGCCGGCGGCGCTGACGCCGCCCGCCTGGCGGCCGCTGGCCTTTGCCGGGGCGACCGTGTTCGGCATCGTCACCAGCGGGCTTCGCATGGCGTTCGGCGGCCATTTCTTCACCGACGTCGCGATTGCCGGCCTGGTGTCGTTCTTCACCGTCTGGCTGTTCTATGCGCTGATCTACCGCTGGGCCGCGACCCGGCTGACCGACGCCCAGGTCGATGCCACGCTGACGCGGCTGGCGATGCCGGGCTACCGGTGGATGCAGCGCTGGCGCCGGGGCGGCAAGGCCGAGCCTGGTGGCACGGAAGCCTGATTAAAGGCGTGCCCAGGCTCCGGAAATTTGATATTCGCCCAGCATAATCATCCCGATTTCGACCGATTGGACCGTCCCATGAGTACGATTCTGAAAAGCCTGCCCACCGGCGAGAAAGTCGGCATCGCGTTCTCGGGCGGGCTCGACACCTCAGCGGCGCTGCTCTGGATGAAGCTGAAGGGCGCCAAGGTCTTCGCCTATACCGCCAATCTCGGTCAGCCCGACGAGGCCGACTACGACGCGATCCCGCGCAAGGCGATGGGTTTCGGCGCCGAGAAGGCCCGCCTGGTCGATTGCCGCACCCAGCTGGTGCATGAGGGCATCGCCGCGATCCAGTCCGGCGCGTTCCACATCTCGACCGGCGGCATCACCTATTTCAACACCACGCCGCTCGGCCGCGCGGTGACCGGCACGATGCTGGTCGCGGCGATGCAGGAGGACGGCGTCAACATCTGGGGCGACGGTTCGACCTACAAGGGCAACGACATCGAGCGCTTCTACCGCTACGGCCTGCTCACCAACCCGAGCCTGCGCATTTACAAGCCCTGGCTCGACCAGCAGTTCATCGACGAGCTCGGCGGCCGCGCCGAGATGTCGGCGTTCATGACCGCGCAGGGTTTTGCCTACAAGATGAGCGCGGAGAAGGCGTATTCGACCGACAGCAATCTGCTCGGCGCGACCCATGAGGCCAAGGATCTCGAGAGCCTTGCGAGCGGCATCACCATCGTCAACCCGATCATGGGCGTGCCGTTCTGGCGCGCCGATTGCGACGTCAAGCCCGAGAAGGTCGTGGTGCGCTTCGAGGAGGGCCAGCCGGTCGCGCTGAACGGCAAGACGTTCGCCGATCCGGTCGCGCTGTTCCTGGAGGCCAATGCGATCGGCGGCCGCCACGGCCTTGGCATGAGCGACCAGATCGAGAACCGCATCATCGAGGCCAAGAGCCGCGGCATCTACGAGGCGCCGGGCATGGCGCTCTTGCACATCGCCTATGAGCGCCTCGTCACCGGCATTCACAACGAGGATACGATCGAGCAGTACCGCATCAGCGGCATGCGGCTCGGCCGTCTGCTGTATCAGGGCCGCTGGTTCGATTCGCAGGCCTTGATGCTGCGCGAGACCGCGCAGCGCTGGGTGGCGCGGGCCGTCACCGGCGAGGTGACGCTCGAGCTGCGCCGCGGCAACGACTACTCCATATCAAACACCGAGAGCCCGAACCTGACCTATGCGCCGGAGCGGCTCAGCATGGAGAAGGTCGAGGACGCCGCCTTCACGCCGGCCGACCGCATCGGCCAGCTGACGATGCGCAACCTCGACATATCAGACACCCGTGCCAAGCTCGGCCTCTACAACAAGACCGGCCTGCTCTCGGGCGGCGAAGGCTCGCAGATCTTCCAGCTCGAGAACGACAAGGACTGAGGCGGCGCTCCATCACCGTCATCCCCGCGCAAAGGCTTCGGCTTTGTCGCTGGAGGTGCGAGCGGAGCGAGCCTCGAAGGATGCACGGCCACGCTGGCGGCCGTCGATCCTTCGAGACGCGCTACGCGCTCCTCAGGATGACGGAACTATGAGCGCGGCGACACCGTTCACTTCAACCTGAGCGCATCGAGCAGCGAGCGAAACGCGCGCGCGTAATCGGTGCCGGTCTTGCCGATGTCCGGCCCCGCAGAGACCGCGACCGCGGCTTCCGTTACCGCGCCGAGCAGCAGCCGCGCCAGCGGCTCGACCGGCTGCTTCGCGATCACGCCGGCATCCATCGCCGCCGTCAGCGCGCGCGGAAATTTGCCGCCGAAATGCTTGGCGTCGATCTCGCGCCAGCGTTCCCAGCCGAGCACGGCGGGGCCATCGCGCAAGATGATCTGGCCGGTAGGGCCCTTCGAGCACGCCGCGAAATAGCCCTGCGTGCCCGCCGCCATCGCCGCGAGCGGATCGTTCTCGGCGCGCGAGATGCGGTCGAGATCGGCGACGAGGTCGATCGACACCTGCTCGAACACCGCCTCGAACACCGCCTCTTTCGTCGCGAAGTGATGATAGACCGCGCCCTTGGCGACGCGCGCGCCGGCGGCGATGTCATCCATCGTCGCCGCCGCAAAGCCGCGTTCGCCAAAGATGCGCCGCGCCGCCTTGACGATGGCAGCTCTGGTCTTCTCGCGTCGTTCGGCCTGGGTTGCCATCGCTTCGCTCTTGTTTGAGCATGATCTCAACGCAAACGCTGCGCGCTTGTCGCCGGAAAACCGCTTCGCACTTTTCCGGATCACGCTGTCTAGCCCAGGTTCCAGATCGGCGCCAGTTGACTTACCGACTACCAGTCGATAAATACCGACTATCAGTCGGTAAATGGAGATTGCCCGATGCCCTCGCTCACGACGCTGCAAGCCTTCGCCGACACGGTCGAATCCAACGACCATGTCGGCGCGATCAGGAAGTTCTATACGGCCGATGCACGGACCCAGGAAAACGACGGCGAATGGCGCGTCGGCCGCGAGGCGCTGGCGGCGCGCGAGGCGGCGGTGCTGGCCGCGGTCTCGGGTGTGAAGACCACGCGGCTCGGGCCGCTGCTGCTCGACGGCGACCACTCGGCGATCTGCTGGCGGTTCGAGTTCACCGGCAAGGACGGCAAGGTCCGCAGCATGGAGGAGGTCGCCTGGCAGACCTGGCGCGGCGAGGAACTGATCGAGGAGCGCTTCTTCTACGACCCGCAGCAGATGGCGCGGTGAGAGCTCGCATTGGAGACAGGCTCCATCCTCGCTACGCAGCTCCAACCTCCCCTTGAAAAGGGGAGGTCGCTTTGCTCGTCAGAGCAAAGCGGGTGGGGATCTGCTCTCTTCACGCACAGCGTCGCCCGTGGCCGACCCCATCCCAGCCTTCCCCCTTTTAGGGGGAAGGAGAAGAAAACAAAAATGGCCGGGATCGCTCCCGGCCATTTCGGATCGTGATGTCGCGCCGGCTCAGCGCGGCGGGGCGGCGGAGGCGGAGCCGCCGTTGAGCAGCGGGGTGATGCGGCGGACGGTGACGCGCCGGTTGATGCGGCTCGGTCCGTCGGTCTGCTCCTTCAGGTATTGCGAGCCATAACCCTGCGAGGTCAGGTTTTCCGCCGGCACACCGAACTGCTGCGTCAGCAACTCCGCGGCGGACTGCGCACGGCGGTCGGACAGCGACAGATTGTCAGTGTCGTTGCCGGTCGCATCGGTGTGGCCTTCGATCAGGAACACCTCGCGCGGATTGCGCTGGATGGCCCGGTTGAGACCGTCGGCGATCACCTGCAGCCTCGCCGCCTGATCCGGCGGGATGGTCCACGATCCGGAGTCGAAGTTGATCGTGTTGAGGTCGATGCTCGGCATCTGCATGCGAACATTGGGACTGTAGCGGATCTCTTCGAGCGAGTAGCGCCGATCGATCCGCTGCACCGGCGGTGCCTCCATGGTCTCGTAGATCACGTCGGGCGACGCGTCCTCAGCGTCGACGATGTAGCGATCATAGGGAATGTTGACGACCGGCGGCGGTACGTCGACATAGAAGCCGCCGACCGCGCGCGGATCGCGA
This Bradyrhizobium sp. CCBAU 53421 DNA region includes the following protein-coding sequences:
- a CDS encoding TetR/AcrR family transcriptional regulator produces the protein MATQAERREKTRAAIVKAARRIFGERGFAAATMDDIAAGARVAKGAVYHHFATKEAVFEAVFEQVSIDLVADLDRISRAENDPLAAMAAGTQGYFAACSKGPTGQIILRDGPAVLGWERWREIDAKHFGGKFPRALTAAMDAGVIAKQPVEPLARLLLGAVTEAAVAVSAGPDIGKTGTDYARAFRSLLDALRLK
- a CDS encoding nuclear transport factor 2 family protein, translated to MPSLTTLQAFADTVESNDHVGAIRKFYTADARTQENDGEWRVGREALAAREAAVLAAVSGVKTTRLGPLLLDGDHSAICWRFEFTGKDGKVRSMEEVAWQTWRGEELIEERFFYDPQQMAR
- a CDS encoding phosphatase PAP2 family protein, with the translated sequence MNRTGLFIALALALIIGILFGLYPELDLKLAALFYDAAEKTFPMKLDAVASFARDAAMWIAWALVLPALVTIVWKFIRPDRPMLMSGRAAVFLLTTMLLSAGVLTNLTFKNYWGRPRPVFVTQFGGDLQFMPWWDPRGGCPRNCSFFSGEGATAFWTYAPAALTPPAWRPLAFAGATVFGIVTSGLRMAFGGHFFTDVAIAGLVSFFTVWLFYALIYRWAATRLTDAQVDATLTRLAMPGYRWMQRWRRGGKAEPGGTEA
- the argG gene encoding argininosuccinate synthase, coding for MSTILKSLPTGEKVGIAFSGGLDTSAALLWMKLKGAKVFAYTANLGQPDEADYDAIPRKAMGFGAEKARLVDCRTQLVHEGIAAIQSGAFHISTGGITYFNTTPLGRAVTGTMLVAAMQEDGVNIWGDGSTYKGNDIERFYRYGLLTNPSLRIYKPWLDQQFIDELGGRAEMSAFMTAQGFAYKMSAEKAYSTDSNLLGATHEAKDLESLASGITIVNPIMGVPFWRADCDVKPEKVVVRFEEGQPVALNGKTFADPVALFLEANAIGGRHGLGMSDQIENRIIEAKSRGIYEAPGMALLHIAYERLVTGIHNEDTIEQYRISGMRLGRLLYQGRWFDSQALMLRETAQRWVARAVTGEVTLELRRGNDYSISNTESPNLTYAPERLSMEKVEDAAFTPADRIGQLTMRNLDISDTRAKLGLYNKTGLLSGGEGSQIFQLENDKD